The Athene noctua chromosome 23, bAthNoc1.hap1.1, whole genome shotgun sequence genome window below encodes:
- the G0S2 gene encoding G0/G1 switch protein 2, whose translation METMHELIPFAREMLSQKPNRKMVKLYVLGSVLAFLGVVIGLVETVCSPFTSEGRLEEEEEKTPAPRREQMLAQKQEDLILEKSKKAGAMPRALVTRQHAS comes from the coding sequence atggaaaccatGCATGAGCTGATCCCCTTCGCCAGAGAAATGCTCAGCCAGAAGCCCAACAGGAAGATGGTGAAGCTGTACGTGCTGGGCAGCGTGCTGGCCTTCCTCGGCGTGGTGATCGGCCTGGTGGAGACAGTGTGCAGCCCCTTCACCTCGGAAGGGAGgctcgaggaggaggaggagaagacacCTGCCCCGAGGAGAGAGCAGATGCTTGCCCAGAAACAGGAGGATTTGATCTTGGAAAAGAGCAAGAAGGCGGGGGCGATGCCGCGGGCCCTGGTGACCCGGCAGCACGCGTCCTGA